A segment of the Paramisgurnus dabryanus chromosome 5, PD_genome_1.1, whole genome shotgun sequence genome:
ATGTCCACTGTGTAAATCTGCAAGAAATAGAGAATAAGTTGCTTATTTTTCCTTGTAGGCCAATGCATCCTCTAAAAACCGAGCTTCTCACCTGATACGCGAGATGAGCGGCCACCGCAGACAACGTACAATAGTACGGTAACGTCTGGTCGGCATTCACTCCTGCAAGAGTGAGTCCAGACAACATGGCAACGCTAAACCCACTCAACCACAGTTTGGTGTCCTGGCCGAACCTAAGGGCTGTCGACTTCACTCCCACTTTAAAATCGTCATCTTTGTCCTGCTCAAAAAAGACTTAAAAACGTGCGCAcggtttttgtcatttttatgtgATGAGACAACAGATGGGCGTACCTGATGGGCGTAGATGGTGTCATAAATCAATGTCCACATTATACCAGAGAAATACAGAGGTAAACACACAGACCAGTCACATGATCCCTGCACGGCAGCCCAGCCCAGCAGAGCACCCCAATTGAAAGTAAGACCTACAGGGAAAAAATGACAagaaataaatagttttttaggACTAATGTAGCAGGTCAGACTTCACATTTAGCGGTGCTGTGTGCAATCGAATATGTTCATGACAACTATGGGTGCATCATGAGGGGGGCAGAGCTAAGATGCAAGAAAATAAACAAGGATGCACGAATAAGTGAGAAGCACCCTCCAAATGGGGCACTCACAGTCTGACATCTCGATAGTGTTTGGGGGGACCAGTTTGTCTCAACGGGGtggtatatatatacattttaaattacatactgcacctttaaatgcatatttaCCTAGAACAAGCTGAGGCCAGTATGTGATTCTCTTCATGAGAGGGTAGGTGACCACCAATGACAAAGAGGCTGCACCGAGGGCTATGCTAAACAGAAAGAgagtaatacatttttaattacaaTACCTATTATACCAAATTTACACCCTTTtcgtaaaggtatatcaaaaaCGCTGAGCATACCTGTAGTAATTCAGGCAGAGCAGGACCCCCAGGGCTAAACTCAGCTGACCTCCGAGGAAAACCAGAGCCTGAAACTGCGTGACATCCCCTGACGCAATGGGCCGTGTGGCGGTCCTTGATACCTACAACATATGACCCCAAAACGTATGCAGCTATTACATTGCAGCAACCCACATTGTTACATACTAACATAATGGCTTATGCCAACTTTTCTCACCATGCAACACAGCCTTTCATACTGTAACTTAAAATTCCCAGAGAGTTCAGTGATTTTCATAATGGTGGGAAGCCCATTCAATCATACCTTTTTATCGAAGTCTTTATCCCACATGTCATTGATTGTGCAACCAGCTCCCCTCATAAGCAAAGCTCCTACACCGAACAGCGCCAGCATGCGCAAATCAGGGAGGCATCCGGGGTCTGCAGCCAAACCAATACTCCATGTACCAGGCAGATACAGCAACCAAGTTCCTACCAAATTACAAGCAATAGAAATATTgaaaacactttacaataaggttgtattagttaacaattagttaatgcattagctaacatgaactattAATGAACACTACTTCTATAACATTTATTGGTctttgttcatgttaattttgtcatttatcaatatattattaaaatgaaatgtttaaacTGTTGACATTAGTTTAGGCACCATGAACTAATGCCGGTTTCATACCGCAAGCCTGAGCAGCGCATAAGCAGcacatgttttttttcagcGCCAATGTTAACAAGTTAGAGAGCATGCACATCGCATGCGTAAACAACGGTGTGCAAAAATTGTGCAGTCTAGTTAATGCATctactaatgtttactaataaaaccttattgtaacgtgttactgaaatattataatgagacaataaatacaaaatttatacttttttttagtGGCTGGTAACGGCcgatatttggattttttttacagtggtgagcattagaaatattttaatgagaacaacaaatacaatatttatatctacatatttattttacatacatttatgcATGCAAGCTATACTTTTTTTTTGTTGCTGGTATCAGCTGATATTtggatttgttttttattacagTGGTGagcattataaatattttaatgagaACAACAAATAGAATATTTATACCTACATATTTACTTTACATATATTTATGCATGCAAGCTATACcttttattaataattaaacTGATATATTGAAGTGGCCGATATATCGGAaggtatttgttttttttttttttacagtggtgaGCATTAGAAATATTTCAATGAGAACAACAAATACAATATTTAAACCTACATAAGCTATTGACAGTTTCagtagtaacaacataaacaagcggctgtcatGGTCCGCACATAACTTCCGGttaactccgctaataataaataacaacaaagttctttaaatgtagtttatttacataacaagcaaaaaaaaacacacagattaactaggaaaccaaaacatttgttattttcgacgaggcatttgttcaagagatcagtttagcaactagtcagaccataaaaaaaaaacgaaactgGACGTAAAGTTCGGATCTAGACCTGTATCACGTCAgtgcacgtgcgtccgatgaaccGTCTATACCTTTTAATTGGTTTAAACCGGTATATTGAAGTAGCTGGTATATCGTCTATTTTCCCCCAGGGTGAGcattacaaatattttatttagaacaataaatacaatatgtTTTACCTACATATTCATTTCTACATACATATTTGCATGTAAGGGTCACCTTTTATTGGAGATTAAACCAATATATTTAAGTGGCCGATACATCAgccaatatttttatttatgttttttattttacttttttcaatATTGAGGTTGGCCAATAAATCTTTTTATTCTAAAGATAAATCTTTCTGTTCCTTTAATTAGTTGTTTCTACTGAAAACTCAGCCAATGTCTGAAAGACAGTAAAATGACCAATAATATTCACTTTTCACGTGAAGTCTTATTCCGACAGTACTGTGAGGTGTCAGATCGACAGTGTgtcattaatacatttttcaagtcagggctccagactaacttttttcactaggagcacagtggcccccaactgaaaattttaggggcgcaaccagaaaatttaggggcacacagcgtaaatcaacatgccaaccaaatattcacatttctactaatttccactgtattactaataaatactttaatgatagatgcagaaagtacaatgtgctgtttcaaattcatcgtcacattttattgtgcacttttggaaaaaaaggtcaaatttactggttgcacatgtgcgactggatgtaaaattcagtggcgcacactcaaattttaggggcaaaatgccaccatttgggggcagtctggagccctgcaagTACCTAAATGCgtatatatgtataaatattcagtacaataaatgtttatttagttcCAATTTTCTTATTGTCACTCatttactgtaattacatttgcattttttttgcatCATTGCTTTCTCAGTATTCGCCATAAAGCCAAACTTCATCTGTCGACCactacattttatttgtatgtGTTCCCCCAATAGCCAAACCCACAGCCTTAGCGTCAAATTCATGCTCTAATAGATGAGCTACAGAAACAGACAGTATTTTATAGATTTAACTTAATATAAACTCACCTATAGGTTTGTCCAATCTCATTAATCTGAGGTAGGGCTGAAAGGATGCTGGAGCTGCATTTACAATCCCAGCAGGTGTGAGGCTGAAAGATCTGTTGCCAGCCAGTGAGGATGACCATATACCCTGTAGGTGAGCACTGGCTTTGTTAAAAGAGGATCCGGACTGACAAAGTGCTATGTTGAGGTTCTCATGGTGTCTTGTGAGATTTGAAAAGTAAGCACTGCAGAACAGTGGTAAACTCCTCTTAACTGGATGTGGGTTAAGCAGTGTCAGGAGTCTCGTGGTGGATATCATTTTGTCGGTTGGGCTGTCATGATCAACTTTGTAAGAGATGTCAGGACTGCAGAGGAGCGAAAGGCGTCATTGTGCTCCTGCATTCATGTGCAAATGAGGGACCTCATGAGGAACAATTCAACCTGACAATAATAACAGATGATGAATACAATGAACAGTATTCAGTACAGATTACTGACCGGTCATGGAATCGCAATGTTGGTTATTTATATATCTTTAGAAAATGTACTATGGTAACCGTAGTTTAGCTATGGTATTTGTGGTAAAACTATACTAACCACAAATGTACCATTGTCTCACTATAGAAATCATTGTTTGACCATGACATGTATTGTAACCAAAAATGTACCATTATTTCACAACAGTAAAATTTTTTGATATCTGGGGTAAAACTAAGTTAATTATGTATCGTAAACAACACTTCTACCAAAAAAATacaccatggttaattttcctaTACTGTGTGGTAATATTCTTTAAGATCAATGACACCAAATAGAAAGTATGCCTTTTAATTGGTAAATTACCTAtgacatttaaaatgtagcaCATGACTTTGATTGGCTAACCGAAGGTGTCATTGCATTCCACACAACCGAGCATCGACAACGCATTATAAACTGAGAAATAAGAGATCAGTGGTGTTAGAAAGATCTTTTACGATGTTAAAAATTTACTCATTTTTCAAATTCTCAATTTTGAACTTACATCACTGTAACAGCTGAACACTTTCAAGTAGTCCGAACGTTGTGTTCACCGATTATGTGTTCCCCTTGAAATGATAATTTGCTGAATGGTTCCGCctgtgaaaaaaacagaggctgtttattaatttattatgatATGTTTAGGGTTTCGACGTTACCTTTAAAATTTCTATTGTACACTTATTTTATTCTGTAGCCTTTGCTATAACTTTGtctattttgttttgtatttcgtATTTTACTTGAGAGGTAATACGCATAGGAAAGGTTTGCAAGTAACCCAAGACAGATAGATAAGTGTTCAGTAGACTACAAGAAATGCTTTATGTTTACTTCAAAATACAAACTAACTAATCagttataaaataataacatataCGAAACTATTTGAAATGTACATATTTCAGATAATTGACTGGCCGTGTGAATGGTTTTGCACATAAGCCAATCTTTCAAATTATGATCGATTATCTCCCTCTTGTGGTCTTTGGAAACTTTACAGTCAAGTTAGAAGCCAAAACTAAtaaattaaaactaaaacatGAAATAATGTTGCATATTAAGGcatattattttattcttatgaTTTGTAGTCAGTGTTCATTTTTAATGACAGATGATGGCCGTTTAtctaaatgtatacatatgaTATTTTCACTCACAGTGCAAAATTTACATTCTTCTTTATAGAACTCGATATGTTTACATTATCGTGTGGTATAATTAGCTGTATCTCTTTAATAACATATGCACCTCTGAACAGGCCCGGATTGGCCATagggagaaccgggagaattctCGGTGGGTCGGTCTGTTTTTTGGGGGCACGAGGGCCGGTGTCATCATGACACCAggttgaaggttgctgtccCTATGATGACAGCACTCACAGCAGCCTCATTCGCGTAATTTGCGGGTGGTATACGCCCCCACCGCTTTATGGCCAAGTTCATTGTGCCCCGACCACGGAGTAATTCTTGCATTTATAATCATAATTAGGGTCCTTAAACAACACGAAACGGCCTCTAAAAGGTAAATGAGCTACAAATCGTATTTTTTTATCTAAGTTATAGACGTAACAATGAATAATCTATGAATAGTTATATTCTTCATCTATTTCAGGGAAAACTCATCAGTTTTATTAGGGGAAAAAAACGAtgtttcatatatatatatcaagtAAAATGTTGAAAGTCCATTATATATTTGTTCTTTTTGACACAAGAGAGGCCTACCATACATTATTTGGCAATATACAGAATCTAATACTACTAAACAGATTAAGATAAGGATTTTTATTTTTCCATCTGTTTCCCCTgaatacttgataaatcttgtttatcaggggtttccaaactttttcaacccaacaggtaatctcaagacccaccatttattaaaaatagaaatataggggagaacacaaacacatttgttccttttcagcagttttttttttaataagtttaattgaataatattaaaatgccttatggtagggctgcacgattatggcaaaatcataattgtttaagGACTACTGTATTTGCAATGAAttggaaattatatttttggaaaatatattaattgcaaggctgcagagAATATAGTGCACTTTTGCAGACTTATAAAgtactgaggatttaattatattattttaatataatcagTCGTGAACTAAAGTGAACAGGCCCTGCCTCTGAACAGAAATCACTTAATTCAAAGTAAATATTGACACGTCACATTCGCGTCGTGCCTGTTGAAATCAGACACCGCGCTTCCTGGTACTGTATATGCCTGTGTGAACGTGTTCGACTATGCAGAActtgcgcagaccgatcgggtTTTGacatcaaagcatcgcgagaaaGATTCAAAGAACAGCCCTTGTATAACTCCCGCGATGCTTCGATGTCATACTTCGATCGCTCTGAACAGCGCCACAGAATTCGAACACcccgtgtgtgtatgtgttcacGAGCGCGTGGAAATAGCGCATCTTCATCTTCTGTAAACACAATTGAATGCTGAGATTTAAGGTAAGGTCATCTTTAATGTGAATGTAAATCTCAGAGTAGTACGTGGTTATGTGGTGACTATTAAGCAAACTAGATCCAGTTAGCGTCTGGGCGGTTTTGGTTTCCTTGTATGTTTTAGAAGGAACTCACTGTATGTGTCTTAAACCTGTTTAAAATAACTTAGTCATGTTTATTGAAGAAGGTTCTCGCGTAACGTAACGTTGAAATACGTAATATCtataaatgtgttacattttAATTCACACAAGcaacaaaaaatacttaagacaaaaaatatcataaAACCGGTTTTTAATGGAAGTCACTTTAGTAATGTTTTGTACAACCTCTTGAATCTGAAGGCCTATGCTTAATGTTTGCAATTATTTTTGTAGACACGCGTATAATTGtgtcaacattttttttttcagtacaaaaaacttttttcaaaaacttttaaTATGGATGATGTGGATCAAAAACTTCAGCCAAAAATCAGCCAATGAGACACCAGACTAGATCTGAATTTTTTCAATACTGTGTAGCTGCTTGATAAAGTGACGTCTAAAAACTTTAAACTTCATAAAAACGTAATTCCCATAGTTCTGACTTCactactgtttttaaaaatatgacaaaaatatgagTAAATAATGAGGAAGTGATCATAAAGTGATTTATCAGAAGTGTATCTTGTTGATCTTTACCGATGTGATTCAGTGAAGCGTCACTTCAGTTCAGTGAGCACATGAGATGGTTTAAGGATCTTCTGCAGTAACAAAATCCCTGGGGCAACCAGAGTGGAGAAATGGCAAGCGAGAAGACTTCACAAGCCGAAGATGTCCGATCTTCCAGAGTCATCAGGGTGGTTTTCTTGGCTTTGCTGCTTGACCTTCTAGGTTTCACATTAATTCTTCCCCTGCTGCCTTCAATCCTGGACCATTACAGTCAAACAGGGGTGAGAAGAAGATCTTTATAGAGTTATATCTGACTTagcactcttaaaaaaaaataaagatgctttgatATGCCATAAAATAACTATTAtgcaacattgttttttattttaaaaactttgtGAATGTTTCATTCTCCAGGCCTGACATGTATATACTAAGTATAAGGGTGATGATAACACATGGTACTAAATAAATGAACTTTATAGCAATGACATTTGTTGTATGACCAGGCCTGAGCTGTTCTTTCTGATGAAACAAAACAGACAATGACTTGTTTATTTAGCCAGCAATCATTAATGTGCCACTTGAAAACTTGCATAGCAGCTGTTGTTTGGACTGTCCATCAAAAATAGTTTtcattaaagggcacctattatgcccatttttacaagatgtaatataagtctcaggtgtgggtttaatgtgtctgtgaagtttcagcttaaAAATACCCAAGATATAATGTATTAtagtatgtccaaaatgccccatctgtacctttaaatgcaaatgaaatgAGCTACAGCCTTACCAAGTCAGTGACTGTGGGCAGGGCTAtgtcagtgtgatgtcacattaacaagaatcTAAACCGCTTTGGTTTAAAggggattaaaaaagaaggAGAGGGTGAATTTGTTTTCATggtagggttgttgtgttcacacactgccaacacacatttatccTGTAGAAGTgaattttgcataaaatgtgCCTTTAACTTCTCTTTATTTCTTGCATGCATGTATGCATTTTACAGGACAGCATGTATCACACACTACAGAGCGTAGTGGACTGGTTTAGAGGGGCTGTGGGAGTTCCAATGGAAACAAAATATAACAGCGTTCTTTTCGGAGGTAACTTCATTTTTACTGATCCtaggttttgttaaaattgCAGCACGTGACCTTTTGTATTGAATCTTTACATTGATTGTTTCCTCTTGATGTCTCAGGTCTGATCGGTTCGCTCTACTCTTTTCTACAATTTCTGTCATCGCCCATCACTGGGGCTCTTTCAGATGATTATGGAAGAAAACCATTGCTGCTTCTAACAACTGTGTGTATAGTGCATACTATAATATGTCTACTGTAATATGATGAATAGTAGTGTGTAAAGTCTTAGGCCATCACCACCAGacatgttgttttagaagttttaatgtccatccatatttattttttaatctattttattaGGATACAAACTacgaaaatacaggaaatatgtacacaaaaataaaaaaataaaaaagtaaagtgactgaaaagaaaaacaattatatatgatcactataacattgcaaaaacaacaaatcttattgtgctatggtggcctaagacttttgcccatatgtgtgtaaaaatgaacaaatatttCCTTGTGTTTTAGGTGGGCCTCATGGCCTCCTACATACTATGGGCTTTATCTCACAGTTTTAGCATCTTCCTCCTGTCTCGGGTAGTCGGTGGGATTTGTAAGGGTAATGTCAGTCTGTGCACTGCTATTGTGGCTGACCTGCCCTGCCCTAAAGCAAGAAGCAAGGGAATGGTGAGTTATTTGTAATCTAGTTTATTTCAAGAGAGttcacagaaaaaataaaattttgccattgtttactcacccttaagttCCAAGcttgtatgaatttctttttttatgctgaatacaaaggaagatgttttaagaatttttgtGACCAAGCGGATCTGgtgcaccattgactttcacagtaggaaaaataatattatggaagtgaatggtgcccctgaGCTGCTCGGCTattaacacttttaaatcttaacttgtgtttagcagaacaaagaaatttatacatgtttgagtgagtaaatgatgacagaattttcttttcggtgaactatacctttcaCACATTACCtttattttgtcattttgttTCATAATCTGTTGTTTTGTTGTGCTTTCAGGCAATGATTGGTGTTGCTTTCTCTTTGGGGTTCACATTGGGGCCGTTAATGGGAGCATATTTCGCTCTGAGGCGCAAAGACgccgagatgttttatcaaggACCCGCCTTGCTGGCCGTCCTGTTTTCTTTAGCAGATCTGCTTTTCATTTTCTTCACACTGCCAGAGACTTTTCAGAAGGACAACAAGGTGACAATATAATCCAAATTACAGAtgactttagaaaaaaattatttgagaTATGGACCACAAAAGTCATAAGTAGCAGCAATTGCCAATAATAAAATTGAATGGGTCAAAATAccctaaatataaaaaaaagtattattatttttccttgATTTTTTGCACCGTCAGATTTCAGATTtccaaatagttgtatctcggctaAATATTGTCCTACCCAAACAAATCATTATCTGAAAACTTGAACTCTTACCTAAACATTTAAGTCGTAATCTCTACCTTAACAGGTTTaaattagtttaattagaaTTATGGATATGATTCATTTTATACATCACAGGGATCATCAGGAACTCCAGGCATTCAACAATCCGGAGATCTTCTTCACCCTGCAGCACTTTTCAATTTCACTGCAGTCACAAGAACAGAAAATCCACCCTCTGAACAAAGTCGGTCCAATGTTTAAAACAGTTTTGCAGTAATATACCTTATCATAGAATAAAACACGCTTCACAGAATTTCTTTGTAATAGTTTTTTCATTTTTCCATTAGGAATGCAAAATCTGAAAAGGCTCGGACTGGTCTATTTCACATATCTGTTTCTTTTCTCCGGGTTGGAATTCACCCTGAGTTTCTTAACACACCAGCGCTTCCAGTTTTCCAGGTACAGCTTAAATACTACAGTTAGgtatcataaaaaacacaagggcACAAAATCTTAAAATGTTCAGTGACTTCAGCAATCTTCGCAGTGCATCCTGATCCTACTGAAACTTACATTTAACTGGAATTTAGTGTATAATTTGTTCAATTAaaaggatagtttacccaaaaatcatcatttactaacccttatgttgttacaaacctgtatacatattatttgttctgctgaacacaaaggaagatgttTGTAATCAAccaggaaacagaagcaccattgacttccataataggaaaaatgGTCAGCCGTGCTAACAAAATGTTACAATCattgcttaaaatatcttcatttgtgttcagcagaacaaagaaatttacatAGATTTGTATCAAGacgagagtgagaaaatgatgacagtattttttatttttgggtgaactatccctttaaggtatcTTGGTTGGGGACTATTGAATATTTCATAACTAAAGCTGCAGATATGAAAATTCCAGCATTCATTACATTTCATGTAACATAAAGCTTCTCATTGTCATAGTGAAAGTTAATTGATTTCAAGGTCAGGGTCATGATGTGTGACGCACAAAGCAGCTCATAAGTTTTTGTATTTCTGTAAGACCGTAACGAACCAGgaagtttaatatttttattgtacatGACAAACAACAGAAATGATGGATCAGGAGCAAAGGTTGAAGTGACCCCATCACCCACAGTAAAACACTACTGATGTACCTCTCCCATCCCTTTAGCAATAACTGAATCCCATATAACCCCCTTACCTGTGCTTTACTAACTTCAATGCTTATTTCTTCTCTTGCAGCATGCAGCAGGgtaaaatgttcttttttatcGGCATAACCATGGCTGTGATCCAGGGCGGCTATGCCCGCAGGATCAAACCTGATCATCAGATCCAGACTGTTAGCGTGGTAAACTCTTTCATGCATTACCGAATCACAAGTCTATTAAAACAGCTATTTTTGTATGACTTTCTTGGAACCAAGACTGTGACTCGCTTAATTA
Coding sequences within it:
- the mfsd10 gene encoding major facilitator superfamily domain-containing protein 10; translated protein: MASEKTSQAEDVRSSRVIRVVFLALLLDLLGFTLILPLLPSILDHYSQTGDSMYHTLQSVVDWFRGAVGVPMETKYNSVLFGGLIGSLYSFLQFLSSPITGALSDDYGRKPLLLLTTVGLMASYILWALSHSFSIFLLSRVVGGICKGNVSLCTAIVADLPCPKARSKGMAMIGVAFSLGFTLGPLMGAYFALRRKDAEMFYQGPALLAVLFSLADLLFIFFTLPETFQKDNKGSSGTPGIQQSGDLLHPAALFNFTAVTRTENPPSEQRMQNLKRLGLVYFTYLFLFSGLEFTLSFLTHQRFQFSSMQQGKMFFFIGITMAVIQGGYARRIKPDHQIQTVSVAIVLLIPAFLLIGMAWNLTLLYSGLFLYSFAAAIVVPCLSAQVSGHGSSSQKGTVMGILRSLGALARALGPTVASSVYWLAGPEVCFMLSSASLIVPLILLNRLKRQKEE
- the coq2 gene encoding 4-hydroxybenzoate polyprenyltransferase, mitochondrial, giving the protein MISTTRLLTLLNPHPVKRSLPLFCSAYFSNLTRHHENLNIALCQSGSSFNKASAHLQGIWSSSLAGNRSFSLTPAGIVNAAPASFQPYLRLMRLDKPIGTWLLYLPGTWSIGLAADPGCLPDLRMLALFGVGALLMRGAGCTINDMWDKDFDKKVSRTATRPIASGDVTQFQALVFLGGQLSLALGVLLCLNYYSIALGAASLSLVVTYPLMKRITYWPQLVLGLTFNWGALLGWAAVQGSCDWSVCLPLYFSGIMWTLIYDTIYAHQDKDDDFKVGVKSTALRFGQDTKLWLSGFSVAMLSGLTLAGVNADQTLPYYCTLSAVAAHLAYQIYTVDINKPEDCWKKFASNRNLGLLLFLGIVTGGFWKKRKDDQYEIQLNSVSNK